A window of the Gossypium arboreum isolate Shixiya-1 chromosome 2, ASM2569848v2, whole genome shotgun sequence genome harbors these coding sequences:
- the LOC108477476 gene encoding uncharacterized protein LOC108477476, with amino-acid sequence MSHRALKNQVGKTANTLNSRPQGTLLSDTEILRIQGKEQCKATTLRSGTKLDEVVQDAMTEEDKSNCNHEKISEPTERQKAPEKGTHRNVVIKSDHVANKNVTQNNIGNLKDDHLYIFLRDIKMLNRKIQFKRFLDVLKQLYINIPLVETLEQMPNYVKFIKYILSKSHRLGEFETTALTEGCTAMLMNKLAPKLKDPGSFTILCSIGNHYVGEDKVSDVEPVAMNPANEKNAPKH; translated from the exons ATGTCTCACCGAGCTCTTAAAAATCAAGTGGGGAAAACAGCGAACACTCTAAATTCAAGGCCACAAGGAACATTGCTAAGTGATACTGAAATTTTGAGAATCCAAGGGAAGGAGCAGTGCAAGGCCACTACCCTTAGAAGTGGGACTAAGTTGGATGAAGTTGTTCAAGATGCCATGACAGAAGAAGACAAATCCAACTGCAATCACGAAAAGATCTCAGAACCTACTGAACGACAAAAAGCACCTGAAAAAGGTACACATAGAAATGTTGTGATAAAATCAGATCATGTTGCCAACAAAAATGTCACACAAAACAATATCGGTAACCTGAAGGATGACCACCTTTACATTTTCCTCAGAGATATCAAAATGCTAAACAGGAAAATTCAGTTTAAAAGGTTTTTAGATGTTTTGAAGCAACTCTATATCAACATACCGTTAGTAGAAACTTTGGAGCAAATGCCTAATtatgtaaaatttataaaatacataTTGTCAAAAAGCCACAGATTGGGAGAATTTGAGACTACTGCTCTCACTGAAGGGTGCACAGCAATGTTGATGAATAAATTAGCTCCAAAGTTGAAGGATCCAGGGAGTTTCACTATCctgtgttcaattggaaatcattatgttg GAGAGGACAAGGTCAGTGATGTAGAGCCCGTTGCGATGAATCCTGCCAATGAAAAGAATGCACCAAAGCACTAG